In Streptomyces sp. NBC_00306, a single genomic region encodes these proteins:
- a CDS encoding IS5 family transposase (programmed frameshift), with product MRRHELTDLEWELLAPLIPRAATGRPRVPDRQVINGVVYKIRTGVSWRDLPERYGPWQTVYTRFRRYALDGVFTHALQQIQAGADAVGDIDWLVQIDSTIVRAHQHAAATGRKGGSTGRTNRNDHALGRSRGGLTTKIHLACDGRGRPLAVLLTPGQRHDSTCARPLLERIRVPRIGRGRPRCRPDQVVADKAYSSRGFRAYLRKRGIACTVPEKSDQKRHRHNRGRRGGRPPAFDRQIYRRRNVVERCFNRLKSFRGVATRYDKTATSYEAAVSLASFLLWARSV from the exons ATACGCCGTCATGAACTCACCGACCTGGAGTGGGAGTTGCTCGCTCCGCTCATACCGCGTGCGGCAACGGGGCGACCGAGAGTGCCGGACCGGCAGGTCATCAACGGGGTGGTCTACAAGATCCGGACCGGAGTCTCCTGGCGTGACCTGCCGGAACGCTACGGACCGTGGCAGACGGTCTACACCCGCTTTCGCCGCTACGCGTTGGACGGCGTGTTCACCCATGCACTCCAGCAGATCCAGGCCGGCGCGGACGCCGTCGGCGACATCGACTGGCTCGTCCAGATCGACTCCACCATCGTCCGCGCCCACCAGCACGCCGCCGCCACCGGCCGAAAAGGGGGGTCCACCGGCCGGACGAACCGGA ACGATCACGCCCTCGGCCGATCCCGAGGCGGACTGACCACCAAAATCCACCTCGCCTGCGACGGCCGCGGCCGGCCGCTCGCCGTCCTGCTGACACCCGGCCAACGGCACGACAGCACCTGCGCGCGCCCCCTCCTGGAACGCATCCGCGTCCCGCGCATCGGACGTGGCCGACCTCGTTGCAGACCCGACCAGGTCGTCGCCGACAAGGCCTACAGCTCCCGCGGTTTTCGCGCCTACCTGCGCAAACGCGGGATTGCCTGCACCGTCCCGGAGAAGTCCGACCAGAAGCGTCACCGTCACAACCGCGGCCGCCGCGGCGGCCGGCCACCTGCATTCGACCGGCAGATCTACCGTCGACGCAACGTCGTCGAGCGCTGCTTCAACCGACTCAAAAGCTTCCGCGGCGTCGCCACCAGATACGACAAGACCGCCACCTCCTACGAGGCAGCGGTCAGTCTCGCCTCATTCCTACTCTGGGCAAGATCAGTTTGA
- a CDS encoding PucR family transcriptional regulator: MAEQETCEQFLEGYAQILVGACATGRRLTRDEMESLRSQGKRAAEAGIGLRSLVRAHLAATQAVRLGLPPAAADHLLPAVEQAVDAFAEGHERAQRLAVRQEEAARREFIDDLLYGRSDLGRLAERAERFGLLLSHAHAVAVAQGTDPYDDGSPVTRSIESSLVARFGDRRILITTKDGRLICIAPGDQSDVLGFFAKQAYAATGGGRVGIGRAHAGAGGVVHSYEEALNALDLAARMDLDGPVLHAADLLVYPVLTRDRQAMADLVQSVLGPLKGARGGAQPLIDTLTAYFDTGCVAAEAARRLSLSVRAMTYRLDRINKLTGADPGDPVHRYTLQTAVVGARLLGWPDQEL, translated from the coding sequence ATGGCGGAGCAGGAGACATGCGAGCAATTCTTGGAGGGGTACGCCCAGATCCTGGTGGGTGCCTGTGCCACCGGTCGGCGACTGACCCGGGACGAGATGGAGTCGCTTCGCAGCCAGGGGAAGCGGGCCGCAGAGGCGGGCATCGGATTGCGTTCCCTCGTCCGGGCGCATCTTGCTGCCACACAGGCGGTACGGCTCGGCTTGCCCCCTGCCGCGGCGGACCATCTTCTCCCCGCCGTCGAACAGGCGGTGGACGCCTTCGCGGAAGGCCATGAGCGGGCGCAGCGTCTCGCGGTGCGCCAGGAAGAGGCGGCTCGCCGGGAGTTCATCGACGACCTCCTCTACGGGCGCAGTGACCTGGGCCGCCTCGCCGAGCGTGCCGAACGCTTCGGGCTGCTGTTGTCCCATGCCCATGCGGTCGCCGTGGCGCAGGGTACCGATCCGTACGACGACGGTTCCCCCGTGACCCGCAGCATCGAGTCCTCGCTCGTCGCCCGGTTCGGGGACCGCCGCATTCTCATCACGACGAAGGACGGACGGCTGATCTGCATCGCTCCGGGCGATCAGTCCGATGTACTCGGCTTCTTCGCCAAACAGGCGTACGCGGCGACGGGTGGCGGCCGGGTGGGCATCGGCCGAGCCCATGCAGGAGCAGGAGGGGTGGTCCACTCCTACGAGGAGGCGCTCAACGCGCTGGACCTGGCGGCCCGAATGGATCTCGACGGTCCTGTGCTGCACGCCGCCGACCTCCTGGTCTACCCGGTGCTGACCCGGGACAGACAGGCCATGGCCGACCTTGTGCAGAGTGTCCTCGGCCCGCTCAAAGGGGCCCGTGGCGGCGCTCAGCCGCTGATCGACACCCTCACCGCCTACTTCGATACGGGCTGTGTGGCAGCAGAGGCGGCCCGGCGGCTCTCGCTGAGCGTGCGGGCGATGACGTACCGGCTCGACCGCATCAACAAGCTGACGGGTGCCGACCCCGGCGACCCCGTCCACCGCTACACGCTTCAGACGGCGGTCGTCGGCGCCCGCCTGCTCGGCTGGCCGGACCAGGAGCTCTGA
- a CDS encoding cation:proton antiporter, translating to MVLVAVFGVALLVAVLLSGLAARTVLSTSLLFLVGGALVSDGFLGLIHITPNSEIVSVTADLALFAVLFTDGMHVSLPKLRAHWKNPARALGLGMPLAFVGMALITHYLVGLDWTTSFLVGAVLAPTDPVFASAIVGRKEVPAKLRQLLNVESGINDGLALPIVLILLAAAGPTAGHAEASLGKIVLELGLGLAFGIVLPLLVSGLLRIRLLGAEPKLQPLLPLAIGVILYGLCHLTHANPYLAAFSAGAVLTAASPEAKTAFEPLGEALAELAKFAALLVFGALLTPQLFGDLSVGGYLAVLLAIVLIRPASLLISLVGTRFDRREKLVAAWFGPKGFASVVYGLLVLQAGIPQGEEAFTLIAVCIAASIIAHSSTDVPIARLFHVDDLAGIPGDESTPTHHDVHVVDRHASSIAAAPPE from the coding sequence ATGGTGCTCGTTGCCGTTTTCGGAGTCGCGCTTCTCGTCGCGGTACTGCTTTCCGGGCTCGCAGCCCGTACGGTCCTGTCCACGTCCCTCCTCTTCCTGGTCGGCGGCGCGCTCGTCAGTGACGGCTTTCTCGGACTGATCCACATCACACCGAACAGCGAGATCGTCTCGGTCACGGCAGACCTCGCGCTGTTCGCTGTGCTGTTCACCGACGGCATGCACGTTTCCCTCCCCAAGCTGCGCGCCCATTGGAAGAACCCGGCGCGCGCACTGGGCCTGGGAATGCCGCTCGCCTTCGTCGGCATGGCTTTGATCACGCACTACCTGGTGGGTCTGGACTGGACGACGTCCTTCCTCGTCGGCGCGGTACTGGCGCCCACGGACCCGGTGTTCGCCTCGGCGATCGTGGGGCGCAAGGAAGTCCCCGCCAAGCTACGGCAGTTGCTGAACGTGGAGAGCGGCATCAACGACGGTCTCGCGCTACCGATCGTTCTGATCCTCCTCGCGGCGGCCGGCCCCACGGCCGGCCACGCCGAGGCGTCGCTCGGCAAGATCGTCCTGGAGCTCGGGCTGGGGCTGGCGTTCGGCATCGTCCTGCCTCTGTTGGTCAGCGGACTCCTGCGAATCCGGCTGCTGGGCGCGGAGCCGAAGCTGCAGCCGCTGCTGCCGCTGGCGATCGGGGTCATCCTCTATGGGCTGTGCCATCTCACCCACGCCAACCCCTACCTCGCGGCCTTCTCGGCCGGTGCTGTTCTCACCGCGGCATCCCCGGAGGCGAAGACGGCCTTCGAGCCGCTGGGCGAGGCGCTGGCCGAGCTGGCGAAGTTCGCCGCACTGCTGGTCTTCGGTGCGCTGCTCACCCCGCAGCTCTTCGGTGACCTCTCCGTCGGCGGATACCTCGCAGTGCTCCTGGCGATCGTCCTGATCCGGCCCGCGTCGCTGCTGATCTCGCTCGTCGGTACGCGATTCGACCGCCGCGAAAAGCTGGTCGCGGCCTGGTTCGGCCCGAAGGGTTTCGCCTCCGTGGTGTATGGCCTTCTGGTGCTGCAGGCCGGAATCCCGCAGGGCGAGGAGGCATTCACCCTGATCGCGGTGTGCATCGCGGCTTCGATCATTGCCCACAGCAGCACCGACGTCCCGATCGCCCGCCTCTTCCATGTCGACGACCTGGCGGGCATCCCGGGCGATGAGAGCACACCCACCCACCATGACGTGCACGTAGTCGATCGCCATGCATCCTCAATAGCGGCCGCCCCGCCCGAGTAG
- a CDS encoding flotillin family protein, with protein sequence MDAITLGIGVLIAVVLLIAVALLFVISRLFRKVEQGKALIVSKMRKVDVTFTGQVVLPVLHKAEVMDISVKTIDITRTGRDGLICKDNIRADIRISFFVRVNKTVEDVIKVAQAIGTARASDKETLQDLFNAKFSEALKTVGKQLDFTDLYTKRDEFRDRIIQVIGTDLNGYSLEDAAIDYLEQTPLAQLDTSNILDAQGIRKITELTAVEHVRTNEYQRHEEKEITRQNVDAREAILELERRQADAEIKQKREIDTVRAREEAETARVVEEERLRAQSAFLRTEEQLGVQRENQAREVAVAQKNRERVIAVESERIEKDRLLEVIARDRETELTRISAEKEVEAERRDIAEVIRERVAVDRTVAEQEESIKRLRTVEEAERNRQAVVIAAEAEAQEKLVKDIKAAEAAEQAAVHRAAEELTLAEARTKAADMDARAKIRLAEGTQAETAAEGLAAVQVREREAVAIEKAGRAEAEATVARLKAEAEGAREQALAEAMAIGEKLKAEAAGLTEKAAAMAALDEASRTHEEFRLRLEAEKDIRLAGLDVQRQVAEAQATVLATGLENADINIVGGESVFFDRLMSSIALGKGLDGFVQHSETAQALAGPWLDGSTAFTGDLTKVLNSVSTSDVQNLTVSALLMKLMKSGDAPTAQLSQLLDKADELGLAHTPLTVLNGASRS encoded by the coding sequence ATGGATGCCATCACTCTGGGCATCGGTGTGCTTATCGCCGTTGTCCTACTCATTGCCGTCGCCCTGCTCTTTGTGATCAGCCGGCTGTTCCGGAAGGTGGAACAGGGCAAGGCACTGATCGTGTCGAAGATGCGCAAGGTCGACGTCACCTTCACCGGGCAGGTCGTCCTGCCCGTGCTCCACAAGGCCGAGGTCATGGACATCTCGGTGAAGACCATCGACATCACACGGACCGGTCGTGACGGGCTGATCTGCAAGGACAACATCCGCGCCGACATCCGGATCTCGTTCTTCGTACGCGTCAACAAGACGGTCGAGGACGTCATCAAGGTCGCCCAGGCGATCGGGACGGCGCGTGCCAGCGACAAGGAGACCCTGCAGGACCTGTTCAACGCCAAATTCTCCGAGGCGCTCAAGACGGTCGGCAAGCAGCTCGACTTCACCGACCTCTACACCAAGCGGGACGAGTTCCGGGACCGCATCATCCAGGTCATCGGCACCGATCTGAACGGCTACAGCCTCGAGGACGCGGCGATCGACTACCTCGAACAGACGCCCCTGGCCCAGCTGGACACGTCCAACATCCTCGACGCCCAGGGCATCCGGAAGATCACCGAGCTGACGGCCGTCGAGCATGTGCGCACCAACGAGTACCAGCGCCACGAGGAGAAGGAGATCACCCGGCAGAACGTCGACGCCCGTGAGGCCATCCTCGAGCTGGAGCGCCGCCAGGCGGACGCCGAGATCAAGCAGAAGCGCGAGATCGACACCGTGAGGGCCCGCGAGGAGGCCGAGACGGCCCGTGTGGTGGAGGAGGAGCGGCTGCGTGCTCAGAGCGCGTTCCTCAGGACCGAGGAGCAGCTCGGCGTGCAGCGCGAGAACCAGGCGCGCGAGGTCGCCGTCGCGCAAAAGAACCGTGAGCGCGTCATCGCGGTCGAGAGCGAGCGCATCGAGAAGGACCGGCTGCTCGAGGTCATCGCCCGCGACCGGGAGACCGAACTGACCCGTATCTCCGCCGAGAAGGAGGTCGAGGCCGAGCGCCGCGACATCGCCGAGGTCATCCGCGAGCGGGTCGCCGTGGACCGCACGGTCGCCGAGCAGGAGGAGTCCATCAAGAGGCTGCGCACCGTCGAGGAGGCCGAGCGCAACCGGCAGGCCGTCGTCATCGCCGCCGAGGCCGAGGCGCAGGAGAAGCTGGTCAAGGACATCAAGGCTGCCGAGGCCGCCGAACAGGCCGCCGTCCACCGCGCCGCCGAGGAACTCACCCTCGCCGAAGCACGCACCAAGGCCGCCGACATGGACGCCCGCGCCAAGATCCGCCTCGCCGAGGGCACCCAGGCAGAAACCGCGGCCGAGGGCCTGGCAGCGGTTCAGGTACGGGAGAGGGAGGCCGTCGCCATCGAGAAGGCGGGCCGCGCGGAAGCAGAGGCCACCGTCGCCCGGCTGAAGGCGGAGGCGGAGGGCGCCCGTGAGCAGGCGCTCGCCGAGGCCATGGCCATCGGCGAGAAGCTCAAGGCCGAGGCCGCCGGCCTGACGGAGAAGGCGGCCGCCATGGCGGCACTGGACGAGGCGTCCCGTACCCACGAGGAGTTCCGGCTGCGCCTGGAGGCGGAGAAGGACATCCGCCTGGCCGGGCTCGATGTGCAACGGCAGGTCGCCGAGGCCCAGGCCACGGTGCTGGCCACCGGCCTGGAGAACGCCGACATCAACATCGTCGGCGGCGAGTCCGTCTTCTTCGACCGGCTGATGTCGTCGATCGCCCTCGGCAAGGGTCTGGACGGCTTCGTGCAGCACTCCGAGACGGCGCAGGCCCTGGCCGGCCCATGGCTGGACGGTTCGACGGCGTTCACCGGCGATCTGACGAAGGTCCTGAACTCCGTCTCGACGTCGGACGTGCAGAACCTGACCGTGTCGGCCCTGCTGATGAAGCTCATGAAGTCGGGCGACGCGCCCACTGCGCAGCTGAGCCAGCTGCTCGACAAGGCGGATGAGCTCGGCCTGGCCCACACTCCGCTCACCGTGCTGAACGGCGCCTCCAGGAGCTGA
- a CDS encoding DNA repair ATPase: METGRGGMDPGTYEVLRDRLGAQATELARRAHALNSARIAEFGAGELALAGTGRISTEAAGVARDIVAVGDGLLFGHDTAAGLTPRITVGDVFSLYDRDLNRLAQDAVPGLLDDPDFVREFASLCRYFQGARLHRLRTVDGKVLAVFRTGEKAEDFRVLRWELTADGRARFLDARGERDHVFPPSYDVVWVETTRDDHVLGRHPHISIGGDVFVTAVGGSLTVKAEDDTESDRGVYKEPVEEPLQSLADADVAYARAGALILLRVRPYKEDAERHLVFNTLTRSVVRLDGIGRSCRRLPDDQGIVFPGGYCLATGVVKTFDGETVKDLEFEHALRSPDGEDVLYAFRSRREGRGLLLSYNQIREEMANPLSCQGYALLDDGTLVVLRTPDSEEPARVHVVQVWRSPYVSDAYAAATPAGSGPLARIGNADLVRGLSDCLAVARQVTETTETAELYEALVAACTRIADAHHWLGEVETGDLRTPLDKVHVTAGQVLDEFRSVRELTQRAADALAESEGHVTRLVRRIRGEAPASAEEWVARITGLRQAHGHLLTLKEMRYGDIERIDDLAAGAEADIGSAAHRAVAFLRGEDAFADHLSETEKLTTAAAAITTAAAAVPVSRRLDEQTFGLQSLAELVAGLEIGDATVRTSILERIAEVLGGLNRARATLAGRRRDLLDHEGRAEFAAEFALLGQAVTGALAAADSPESCDAQLARLLLQLENLESRFADHDDFLTSVADKRTGIYEAFSARRQTLQDTRARRADRLAESATRVLVAISRRASTLDTLDAVTTYFATDPMAAKVRRTATELRELGDQARAEELEGRLKAARQEAGRTLRDRTELYTDGGESIMLGPHRFAVTTQVTELTLVPQGDSLAFALTGTDYRSPVTAPDFRATRPYWDQLLPSENCEVYRAEHLAARLLAEHGAEALARADLPALARQAAEAAYDEGYERGIHDRDAAAVLGTVLRLHEEAGQLRHPAAARAAAQLFWTYGTTPEVRDAWARHATSLVRAREVFGTAPALDALRTELAEAIAAFASGLPSLHADRHTLSAGYLVEELASGPSFATSGAARALLDTFRRAVGSSPYEEDVRIHLADDDPAAAHRLVEGWLVSYADACEEEIDPGDLAEAVAIELCPDLPRHDVDAPLTATVSGLLGTHPRITLRSLTVRLDEFLARTADFTDRVVPGFRAYQKLRGTLIAAERARLRLDEYRPQVMSSFVRNRLVDEVYLPLVGDNLAKQLGAAGNGKRTDNSGLLLLLSPPGYGKTTFMEYVADRLGLLLVKVDGPALGHATMSLAPADAPNAIARRELEKVEFALTAGNNVLLYLDDIQHTSPELLQKFIPLCDATRTLNGHNLRGKRFAVCMAGNPYTESGQRFRLPDMLANRADVWNLGDVLTGKEDIFALSFVENALTSNPVLAPLAGRDRADLELLVRLAAGDPGARRDRLTHAYAPAELDHIVATLAHLLTALETVLAVNEAYTHSAGQADATRAEPPFQLQGSYRNMNKIAQRIVPVMNDAELAAVIDDHYAGEAQTLTTAAEANLLKLAELRGTLTEEQAARWAALTSAYARRRSPGGPDGDPVTRAVAALGLLADRVAAVETAIVRAAEPRHMLTNQNGRHAPPRPYGQSGGA; encoded by the coding sequence ATGGAGACCGGCAGGGGCGGCATGGACCCCGGAACGTACGAGGTGTTGCGTGACCGGCTCGGCGCACAGGCCACCGAGCTGGCGCGGCGCGCCCACGCGCTCAACTCGGCCCGTATCGCGGAGTTCGGAGCCGGTGAGCTCGCCCTGGCCGGCACCGGGCGCATCAGTACCGAGGCTGCTGGCGTGGCTCGTGACATCGTCGCCGTCGGCGACGGACTCCTGTTCGGCCACGACACTGCCGCAGGACTGACACCCCGGATCACCGTCGGTGATGTCTTCTCACTGTACGACCGTGACCTGAACCGACTGGCGCAGGATGCCGTCCCCGGCCTGCTCGACGACCCCGACTTCGTACGGGAGTTCGCGTCCCTGTGCCGCTACTTCCAGGGCGCGCGACTTCACCGGCTGCGTACGGTCGACGGCAAGGTGCTGGCCGTCTTCCGGACAGGGGAGAAGGCTGAGGACTTCCGTGTTCTGCGCTGGGAACTCACCGCGGACGGGCGGGCACGGTTCCTGGATGCCCGTGGGGAACGGGACCACGTCTTCCCACCCTCGTACGACGTGGTCTGGGTGGAGACCACCCGTGACGACCACGTTCTCGGACGTCATCCGCACATCTCCATCGGCGGCGACGTCTTCGTCACGGCGGTCGGCGGCAGCCTCACCGTGAAAGCCGAGGACGACACGGAGTCCGACCGGGGCGTGTACAAGGAGCCGGTCGAGGAGCCGCTGCAGTCCCTCGCCGACGCGGACGTCGCGTACGCCCGCGCGGGCGCCCTGATCCTGCTGCGCGTGCGCCCGTACAAGGAGGACGCCGAGCGTCATCTCGTCTTCAACACCCTCACCCGGTCCGTCGTCCGACTCGACGGCATCGGACGGTCCTGCCGCCGGCTCCCCGACGACCAGGGCATCGTCTTTCCCGGCGGGTACTGCCTGGCCACGGGCGTGGTGAAGACGTTCGACGGCGAGACCGTGAAGGACCTGGAGTTCGAGCACGCTCTGCGCTCACCCGACGGAGAGGACGTGCTCTACGCCTTCCGCTCCCGCCGCGAGGGCCGCGGCCTGCTTCTGTCCTACAACCAGATCCGCGAGGAGATGGCTAACCCTCTCTCCTGCCAGGGCTACGCCCTCCTCGACGACGGCACACTCGTCGTCCTGCGCACACCGGACTCCGAAGAGCCGGCCCGTGTGCACGTCGTGCAGGTCTGGCGGAGCCCCTACGTCTCCGACGCGTATGCCGCTGCGACCCCGGCAGGCTCCGGGCCGCTTGCCAGGATCGGCAACGCCGACCTGGTCCGCGGCCTGTCCGACTGCCTGGCCGTCGCCCGGCAGGTCACCGAGACGACCGAGACCGCCGAGCTGTACGAGGCTCTCGTCGCCGCATGCACCCGCATCGCCGACGCCCACCACTGGCTGGGCGAGGTGGAGACCGGGGATCTGCGGACCCCGCTGGACAAGGTGCACGTCACCGCTGGACAGGTGCTGGACGAGTTCCGGAGCGTGCGGGAACTGACGCAGAGGGCAGCCGATGCGCTCGCCGAGTCCGAGGGGCACGTCACCCGTCTGGTCCGGCGCATCCGCGGAGAGGCACCTGCGAGCGCCGAGGAGTGGGTCGCACGCATCACCGGACTTCGCCAGGCACATGGGCATCTGCTCACCCTGAAGGAGATGCGGTACGGTGACATCGAGCGCATCGACGACCTTGCGGCCGGCGCCGAGGCCGACATCGGCTCGGCCGCGCACCGAGCCGTGGCCTTCCTCCGGGGCGAGGACGCCTTTGCGGACCATCTGTCCGAGACCGAGAAGCTGACCACCGCCGCGGCAGCAATCACCACTGCTGCCGCGGCGGTTCCGGTCAGCCGGCGGCTGGACGAGCAGACGTTCGGTCTTCAGTCGCTCGCCGAGCTCGTCGCGGGCCTTGAGATCGGCGACGCCACCGTTCGCACGTCCATCCTGGAGCGGATCGCCGAGGTACTCGGCGGCCTCAACCGTGCCCGGGCCACTCTCGCCGGCCGACGCCGGGACCTGCTCGACCACGAGGGCCGGGCCGAGTTCGCCGCCGAATTCGCCCTGCTCGGACAGGCGGTCACCGGTGCACTTGCGGCCGCGGACTCCCCGGAGAGCTGCGACGCGCAGCTCGCGAGGCTGCTGCTCCAGCTGGAGAACCTAGAGTCGCGCTTCGCCGACCACGACGACTTCCTCACCAGCGTCGCGGACAAGCGAACCGGGATCTACGAAGCGTTCTCAGCACGCAGGCAGACACTTCAGGACACCCGCGCCCGGCGCGCCGACCGGCTCGCCGAGTCGGCCACACGGGTCCTGGTGGCGATCTCCCGCAGGGCGTCGACCCTGGACACCCTGGACGCGGTCACCACGTACTTCGCCACCGACCCGATGGCCGCCAAGGTGCGCCGCACCGCCACGGAACTGCGCGAACTCGGCGACCAGGCGCGCGCGGAAGAACTGGAGGGCCGCCTGAAAGCAGCCCGCCAGGAAGCGGGCAGGACGCTGCGCGACCGTACCGAGCTGTACACGGACGGGGGTGAGAGCATCATGCTCGGCCCTCACCGGTTCGCCGTCACGACGCAGGTCACGGAACTCACCCTCGTCCCACAGGGGGACAGCCTCGCCTTCGCCCTCACCGGTACCGACTACCGCTCCCCCGTCACCGCCCCGGACTTCCGGGCCACGCGCCCGTACTGGGACCAGCTCCTCCCGTCCGAGAACTGCGAGGTGTACCGCGCGGAACACCTTGCCGCCCGGCTGCTGGCCGAGCATGGCGCCGAGGCCCTTGCCCGAGCCGATCTGCCCGCCCTCGCCCGTCAGGCCGCCGAAGCGGCGTACGACGAGGGGTACGAACGCGGAATCCACGACCGGGACGCGGCCGCCGTCCTCGGTACCGTGCTGCGGCTGCACGAGGAAGCCGGGCAGCTGCGCCACCCGGCCGCCGCCCGCGCCGCGGCCCAGCTCTTCTGGACGTACGGAACGACGCCGGAGGTCCGCGACGCATGGGCCCGCCACGCCACATCGCTCGTGCGGGCACGCGAGGTCTTCGGGACGGCCCCCGCCCTCGACGCACTACGGACCGAACTGGCCGAAGCCATCGCCGCCTTCGCGTCCGGGCTCCCCTCGCTGCACGCGGACCGGCACACGCTATCCGCCGGGTACCTCGTCGAGGAGCTCGCCTCCGGACCCTCCTTCGCCACCAGCGGGGCGGCCCGCGCCCTGCTCGACACGTTCCGTCGTGCTGTCGGCTCGTCACCGTACGAAGAGGACGTGCGCATCCATCTGGCGGACGACGACCCCGCTGCCGCGCACCGGCTCGTCGAAGGCTGGCTCGTGTCGTACGCCGACGCCTGCGAGGAGGAGATCGACCCCGGTGACCTCGCCGAGGCCGTCGCCATCGAACTCTGCCCCGACCTCCCACGCCACGATGTCGACGCCCCCCTCACCGCCACCGTGAGCGGCCTGCTCGGTACACATCCACGGATCACCCTGCGCAGCCTCACAGTCCGTCTGGACGAATTCCTTGCCCGGACGGCGGACTTCACCGACCGGGTGGTGCCCGGCTTCCGTGCCTACCAGAAGCTGCGCGGCACCCTCATCGCGGCCGAGCGCGCCCGGCTGCGCCTGGACGAGTACCGCCCCCAGGTCATGTCCTCCTTCGTACGCAACCGCCTCGTCGACGAGGTCTACCTCCCTCTCGTCGGCGACAACCTCGCCAAGCAGCTCGGAGCCGCCGGCAACGGCAAACGGACCGACAACAGCGGCCTGCTGCTGCTCCTCTCCCCGCCCGGCTACGGCAAGACGACATTCATGGAGTACGTCGCCGACCGCCTCGGCCTGCTCCTGGTCAAGGTCGACGGTCCTGCTCTCGGTCACGCGACGATGTCGCTCGCTCCTGCCGACGCACCGAACGCCATCGCTCGCAGGGAGCTCGAGAAGGTCGAGTTCGCCCTGACGGCGGGCAACAACGTCCTGCTGTACCTGGATGACATCCAGCACACCTCCCCCGAACTGCTGCAGAAGTTCATCCCGTTGTGCGACGCCACCCGCACCCTGAACGGCCACAACCTGCGCGGAAAGCGCTTCGCCGTCTGCATGGCCGGCAACCCCTACACCGAATCCGGGCAGCGCTTCCGCCTCCCCGACATGCTCGCCAACCGCGCCGACGTCTGGAACCTCGGCGACGTTCTCACAGGCAAGGAGGACATCTTCGCGCTCAGCTTCGTCGAGAACGCCCTGACCTCCAACCCGGTCCTCGCACCGCTCGCCGGGCGCGACCGTGCCGACCTGGAACTGCTGGTACGCCTGGCCGCCGGAGATCCCGGAGCTCGCCGCGACCGGCTCACCCATGCCTACGCCCCGGCCGAACTCGACCACATCGTCGCGACACTGGCCCACCTGCTCACCGCCCTCGAGACCGTCCTCGCCGTCAACGAGGCGTACACCCACTCCGCCGGGCAGGCCGACGCCACCCGCGCCGAACCGCCGTTCCAGCTCCAGGGCTCGTACCGCAACATGAACAAGATCGCCCAGCGCATCGTGCCCGTCATGAACGACGCCGAACTCGCCGCCGTCATTGACGACCACTACGCAGGGGAGGCCCAGACCCTCACCACCGCCGCCGAGGCGAACCTCCTCAAGCTGGCCGAGTTGCGCGGCACCCTCACCGAGGAGCAGGCCGCCCGATGGGCCGCGCTCACTTCCGCATACGCACGCCGCCGGTCGCCGGGCGGTCCGGACGGGGACCCCGTCACCCGGGCCGTCGCTGCTCTCGGTCTGCTGGCCGACCGGGTCGCAGCAGTGGAGACCGCGATCGTCCGCGCTGCGGAGCCCCGCCACATGCTCACCAACCAGAATGGCCGGCACGCGCCCCCGCGGCCGTACGGTCAGTCAGGCGGGGCGTAG
- a CDS encoding slipin family protein — protein MLETIMTTVAVVGTAAVVYVAAAARVVKQYERGVVLRFGKLRGGIRGPGFAMIIPGVDRMHKVNMQIVTMPVPAQDGITRDNVTVRVDAVIYFKVVAPADAIIRVEDYRFAVSQMAQTSLRSILGKSDLDDLLSNREKLNQGLELMMDSPAVEWGVTIDRVEIKDVSLPETMKRSMARQAEADRERRARVINADAELQASKKLAEAAGVMADQPAALQLRLLQTVVAVAAEKNSTLVLPFPVELLRFLERATPRDPATSTAGLPESVPEASQPNGTQATHALDA, from the coding sequence ATGCTCGAGACCATCATGACAACGGTGGCCGTTGTTGGAACGGCTGCAGTGGTGTACGTGGCGGCTGCTGCTCGCGTGGTGAAGCAATACGAACGCGGCGTGGTTCTCCGCTTCGGCAAGCTGCGAGGTGGGATCCGCGGGCCCGGATTCGCCATGATCATCCCCGGAGTGGACCGGATGCACAAGGTGAACATGCAGATCGTGACGATGCCCGTGCCGGCCCAGGACGGCATCACCCGGGACAACGTCACGGTCCGGGTCGACGCCGTCATCTACTTCAAGGTTGTCGCTCCGGCAGATGCCATCATCCGCGTGGAGGACTACCGCTTCGCGGTTTCGCAGATGGCTCAGACCTCGCTGCGCTCGATCCTGGGGAAGAGCGACCTGGACGACCTGCTGTCCAACCGGGAGAAACTCAATCAGGGCTTGGAGCTGATGATGGACAGCCCCGCCGTCGAGTGGGGCGTGACCATCGACCGGGTGGAGATCAAGGATGTCTCGCTTCCGGAGACGATGAAGCGCTCGATGGCCCGTCAGGCGGAAGCCGATCGCGAAAGGCGGGCCCGCGTCATCAACGCCGATGCCGAGTTGCAGGCATCCAAGAAACTCGCAGAGGCCGCAGGCGTCATGGCCGACCAGCCCGCCGCGCTGCAGCTGCGCCTGCTGCAAACGGTGGTGGCGGTCGCCGCGGAGAAGAACTCCACACTCGTCCTGCCCTTCCCCGTCGAGCTGTTGCGGTTCCTGGAGAGGGCGACGCCTCGTGACCCGGCCACGAGCACGGCTGGGCTGCCGGAATCAGTCCCTGAGGCATCACAGCCAAACGGGACCCAGGCGACACATGCCCTCGACGCGTAG